From a region of the Acidobacteriota bacterium genome:
- a CDS encoding phosphoglycerate kinase translates to MTKHSLKDFSVAGKRVFIRVDFNVPLKNGAITDDTRITSTLPTIQHVLDQGGTAILASHLGRPKGKPAPEFSLKPVAARLGELLKRQVTFADDCIGRAAIRAVEAAHAAGGSKLVLLENLRFHAQEEKNDPAFAEELATLGDIYINDAFGAAHRAHASVAAIVPHFAEAGAGLLMEKELTYLGLALGEPDRPFVAVMGGAKVSDKIDVIDGMLGRVDRLLVGGAMAYTFFKALGMPVGKSLVEDDKQDEARTIIAHAQARGVVLQLPVDHVVAAALDAAAATEVLKVGDAAIGDRMGLDIGPETSRLYAGLLADAKTVVWNGPMGVFELAPFAKGTLAVAQAVAQVQGTTIIGGGDSVAAINAAHVADKITHISTGGGASLEFLGGAELPGVAALPDKK, encoded by the coding sequence ATGACCAAACATTCGCTCAAGGATTTCTCCGTCGCCGGGAAGCGCGTCTTCATCCGCGTGGACTTCAACGTGCCGCTCAAGAACGGCGCGATTACCGACGACACCCGGATCACGTCGACGTTGCCGACCATCCAGCACGTGCTGGACCAGGGCGGAACGGCCATCCTCGCGTCACACCTGGGGCGGCCCAAGGGCAAGCCGGCGCCCGAGTTTAGCCTCAAGCCGGTGGCGGCGCGGCTCGGCGAACTGCTCAAGCGGCAAGTCACGTTTGCCGACGACTGTATCGGTCGCGCTGCCATTCGCGCGGTCGAAGCGGCGCACGCCGCGGGCGGATCGAAGCTCGTGCTGCTCGAGAACCTGCGCTTCCACGCCCAGGAAGAGAAGAACGACCCTGCCTTCGCCGAAGAGCTGGCCACGCTCGGCGACATCTACATCAACGACGCCTTTGGCGCGGCGCACCGGGCGCACGCGTCGGTGGCGGCCATAGTCCCGCACTTTGCTGAAGCGGGCGCGGGACTGTTGATGGAGAAGGAGCTCACCTATCTCGGCCTCGCGTTGGGCGAGCCGGATCGTCCGTTCGTGGCGGTGATGGGCGGCGCCAAGGTGTCGGACAAGATCGATGTGATCGACGGCATGCTCGGCCGGGTGGATCGGCTGCTCGTCGGCGGCGCCATGGCCTACACGTTCTTCAAGGCGCTCGGCATGCCGGTCGGCAAGTCGCTCGTCGAAGACGACAAGCAGGACGAGGCGCGCACGATCATCGCGCACGCCCAGGCTCGCGGAGTGGTGCTGCAACTGCCGGTCGATCACGTGGTAGCGGCGGCGCTCGACGCGGCCGCGGCCACCGAGGTATTGAAGGTGGGCGACGCGGCGATTGGCGATCGCATGGGCCTGGACATCGGCCCCGAAACATCGCGGCTCTATGCTGGCCTGCTGGCCGATGCCAAGACGGTGGTCTGGAACGGCCCGATGGGCGTGTTCGAACTGGCGCCGTTTGCCAAGGGCACCTTGGCGGTGGCCCAGGCCGTGGCCCAGGTGCAGGGCACGACCATCATCGGCGGCGGCGATTCGGTGGCCGCGATCAACGCCGCTCACGTCGCCGACAAGATCACGCACATCTCGACGGGCGGCGGCGCCTCGCTGGAATTCCTCGGCGGCGCCGAGTTGCCTGGAGTAGCGGCGTTACCCGACAAGAAATGA
- the gap gene encoding type I glyceraldehyde-3-phosphate dehydrogenase — translation MAIKVGINGFGRIGRNIMRAALAHHDVDIVAVNDITDAATLAHLLKYDSVLGNLSVPVTATGDTIQVGSDQFKVLASKDPGALPWKALGVDIVFECTGKFTKRDDAAKHLAAGARKVIITAPATNPDVTVVLGVNEQDYDGAKHHIVSNASCTTNCVAPLAKVLHETFGIRKGWMTTVHAYTNDQNLLDLPHKDLRRARAAALSIIPTTTGAAKAVGEVLPALKGKLDGISMRVPTPNVSVVDLVAILDKKASAEEINAAFKAAADGPMAGIMQYVTEPLVSIDFRGNPHSSIIDAAYTKVLDGDFIKVMAWYDNEWGYSNRCVDLLKKL, via the coding sequence ATGGCTATCAAAGTTGGCATCAACGGGTTCGGACGCATTGGGCGAAACATCATGCGGGCGGCGCTCGCCCACCACGATGTCGACATCGTCGCCGTCAACGACATTACCGATGCGGCCACGCTGGCGCACCTGCTCAAGTACGACTCGGTGCTGGGCAACTTGAGTGTGCCGGTCACCGCCACGGGTGACACCATTCAGGTGGGCAGCGACCAGTTCAAGGTGCTGGCCAGCAAGGACCCCGGGGCGCTGCCGTGGAAGGCCCTGGGCGTCGACATCGTGTTCGAGTGCACCGGCAAGTTCACCAAGCGCGACGATGCGGCCAAGCACCTGGCGGCGGGCGCGCGCAAGGTCATCATCACGGCGCCAGCGACCAATCCTGACGTCACGGTGGTCCTGGGCGTCAACGAACAGGATTACGACGGCGCCAAGCACCACATCGTGTCGAACGCGTCGTGCACCACGAACTGCGTGGCGCCACTGGCCAAGGTCCTGCACGAGACCTTCGGCATTCGCAAGGGCTGGATGACCACCGTTCACGCCTACACCAACGATCAGAACCTGCTGGACCTGCCCCACAAGGACCTGCGCCGGGCCCGGGCGGCGGCGTTGTCGATCATTCCGACCACGACCGGCGCGGCCAAGGCGGTGGGCGAGGTCCTGCCGGCGCTCAAGGGCAAGCTCGACGGCATCTCGATGCGCGTCCCGACACCGAACGTCTCGGTGGTCGACCTGGTGGCCATCCTCGACAAGAAGGCCTCGGCCGAGGAGATCAACGCGGCGTTCAAGGCGGCCGCCGACGGCCCCATGGCCGGCATCATGCAGTATGTGACCGAGCCGCTGGTGTCGATCGACTTCCGCGGCAATCCGCACTCGTCGATCATCGACGCGGCGTACACCAAGGTGCTCGACGGCGACTTCATCAAGGTGATGGCCTGGTACGACAACGAGTGGGGCTACTCGAACCGCTGCGTGGACCTTCTCAAGAAATTGTAG
- the lpxK gene encoding tetraacyldisaccharide 4'-kinase, producing the protein MLDTLYGQVMRVRRRWLEQHPERRQHLARPVVSVGNLSMGGTGKSPVVAAIAQWLVDQGERPAILSRGYGRADAPDGVVVVSDGAQVREGVDRSGDEPLMLARQVPGAVVCVSPDRYLAGTLAERQLHCTVHILDDGFQYVQLARDLDVLVTTMGEISQGRVIPMGRLREPVDAAARAHVLVVSDATAGAASTEAWSLGISQSCGARRTLGAPVWTGLGDQGSGIRALDSKILVVAGIAHPSRFVESLRDAGWTVADSVFFPDHHRFTRADVDRIASTLQTSGADAVLTTDKDAVRFEALGALPFAVYRVPLVVTFEPAEALFESVRAIL; encoded by the coding sequence TTGCTTGATACCCTTTACGGCCAGGTGATGCGCGTTCGCCGGCGGTGGCTCGAGCAGCACCCCGAGCGCCGGCAGCATTTGGCGCGACCGGTCGTGAGCGTGGGCAACCTGTCGATGGGCGGCACCGGCAAGTCGCCGGTCGTCGCCGCCATCGCGCAGTGGCTGGTTGACCAGGGCGAGCGGCCCGCGATCTTGAGCCGCGGCTACGGCCGGGCCGACGCGCCGGACGGCGTGGTCGTGGTGTCCGATGGCGCGCAGGTCCGCGAAGGCGTGGACCGATCCGGCGACGAGCCGCTGATGCTGGCGCGCCAGGTGCCCGGCGCCGTGGTGTGCGTGTCGCCCGATCGCTACCTCGCCGGCACGCTGGCCGAGCGGCAGTTGCACTGCACGGTCCATATTCTCGATGACGGGTTTCAGTACGTGCAGCTCGCGCGCGATCTCGATGTGCTGGTCACGACCATGGGCGAGATTTCGCAGGGCCGGGTGATCCCGATGGGACGCCTCCGCGAGCCGGTGGATGCCGCGGCCCGCGCGCACGTACTGGTCGTGTCGGATGCGACCGCCGGCGCCGCGTCCACCGAAGCATGGTCCCTTGGCATCTCGCAATCGTGTGGAGCCCGGCGGACCCTGGGGGCTCCTGTGTGGACAGGGCTCGGGGATCAGGGATCGGGGATCAGGGCGTTGGACTCGAAGATTCTCGTCGTCGCCGGCATTGCTCATCCGTCTCGGTTCGTGGAGAGTCTTCGCGACGCGGGATGGACCGTCGCCGACTCGGTCTTCTTTCCCGATCATCATCGCTTTACGCGCGCGGACGTCGACCGGATCGCCAGCACGCTGCAAACCAGTGGCGCCGATGCTGTGTTGACGACCGACAAGGACGCGGTGCGATTCGAAGCGCTGGGCGCCTTGCCCTTCGCGGTGTATCGCGTCCCTCTGGTCGTGACCTTCGAGCCCGCAGAGGCGCTCTTCGAATCCGTGCGGGCGATCCTCTGA
- the waaF gene encoding lipopolysaccharide heptosyltransferase II, giving the protein MMAADRLVVVSPNWLGDAVMALPAIADVRRHYPSAHLAVAARGSVAPLFGMVQGVDEVITLPGRGGMRALTTWQQDAAVLASGRFDAALLLPNSFATGLIASRSGIAERWGFATDWRARYLTRAVPKPAAPLHQGAYYQALTTALGVPPGPLHARVWPNTDWARTVLREIGLDLDEPFAVFAPGAAYGRAKQWLPERFAELAHMLIVKRGWSVVMVGAEADRAVCKEIDSRLPTPDSRLNRLIDFSGKSDLATLAGILAVARAVVANDSGAMHLAGAVGTHVVALFGATNETRTSPLTAGAEAPVPTILTHAVFCRPCMLRECPIDHRCMRGITAERAFESLP; this is encoded by the coding sequence ATGATGGCCGCTGATCGCCTGGTTGTGGTGTCGCCGAATTGGCTTGGCGATGCCGTGATGGCGCTACCGGCGATCGCTGATGTTCGCCGTCACTACCCGTCGGCTCATCTCGCCGTGGCCGCGCGCGGCTCGGTGGCGCCGCTGTTCGGCATGGTCCAGGGCGTGGATGAAGTGATCACGCTGCCGGGCCGTGGCGGCATGCGCGCGCTGACGACGTGGCAGCAGGATGCCGCCGTGCTGGCGAGCGGGCGGTTCGATGCCGCGTTGCTGCTACCGAACTCGTTTGCGACCGGCCTGATCGCGTCGCGGTCTGGCATTGCCGAGCGGTGGGGCTTTGCCACCGACTGGCGTGCCCGCTACTTGACCCGTGCCGTGCCGAAACCGGCGGCGCCGCTCCATCAAGGCGCCTATTACCAGGCGTTGACGACGGCGCTCGGGGTGCCGCCGGGACCGTTGCATGCGCGGGTGTGGCCCAACACCGACTGGGCCCGGACCGTCCTGCGCGAAATTGGCCTCGACCTGGACGAGCCGTTCGCGGTGTTCGCCCCCGGCGCCGCATATGGCCGCGCGAAGCAATGGCTGCCAGAGCGGTTTGCCGAGCTTGCGCACATGCTGATCGTGAAGCGCGGCTGGAGCGTGGTCATGGTTGGTGCCGAGGCCGATCGCGCGGTCTGTAAAGAGATCGACTCCCGACTCCCGACTCCCGACTCCCGGCTGAATCGCTTGATCGATTTCTCTGGCAAGAGCGACCTGGCTACGCTGGCGGGGATTCTCGCCGTCGCCCGAGCGGTGGTGGCGAACGACTCTGGCGCCATGCACCTGGCTGGCGCGGTCGGCACCCACGTGGTGGCGCTGTTTGGTGCGACCAACGAGACGCGCACGTCGCCGCTGACGGCCGGCGCCGAGGCCCCGGTGCCCACCATCCTGACCCACGCGGTATTCTGCCGGCCCTGCATGCTGCGCGAATGCCCCATTGACCATCGCTGCATGCGCGGCATCACCGCGGAACGAGCGTTCGAATCACTGCCATGA
- a CDS encoding lysophospholipid acyltransferase family protein, which translates to MRETLEHWAVVAVRGIACRLPDGMVRMGGSALGLMFYALDAPHRRVALANLEQCFPKRPAAERRAIARATFAHFGQVLLKLLTFSALTPDQMLARAEYEGDERVRLAYAQGKGVLFFTGHFGFWELQAMAHGAKLRPIGVLARALDNGPLNDLLERMRTGTGNSVIYRQGAVRRVLRLLAAGEGVAMLIDQHMHSPDAIWVNFFRRPAATTSTLAALALRTGAAVIPVFALPLPGGRYRFIYESPVEPPAGDGPDAIREFTQRCTDVLEMHVRKHPELWLWMHRRWRDAPIPETPGMFPKAKHEERITNHAGDDGR; encoded by the coding sequence ATGCGCGAGACCCTTGAGCACTGGGCCGTCGTTGCCGTGCGCGGCATTGCGTGCCGCCTGCCCGACGGCATGGTGCGCATGGGTGGCAGCGCGCTGGGGTTGATGTTCTACGCGCTCGACGCGCCGCACCGACGTGTGGCGCTGGCCAACCTCGAGCAGTGTTTTCCCAAGCGGCCCGCAGCCGAGCGACGCGCCATTGCGCGGGCGACGTTCGCGCACTTCGGCCAGGTGCTGCTGAAGCTGTTGACGTTCAGCGCCCTCACGCCAGACCAGATGCTCGCGCGCGCGGAATACGAGGGCGACGAACGCGTGCGCCTGGCCTATGCGCAGGGCAAGGGCGTGTTGTTCTTCACCGGTCACTTCGGCTTCTGGGAACTCCAGGCGATGGCGCACGGCGCGAAGCTGCGGCCGATTGGCGTGCTGGCGCGCGCCCTCGACAATGGGCCGCTGAACGACCTGCTGGAGCGCATGCGAACCGGCACTGGCAACTCCGTAATCTACCGCCAGGGTGCGGTGCGCCGCGTGCTGCGGTTGCTGGCGGCAGGCGAAGGTGTGGCGATGCTGATCGATCAGCACATGCACAGCCCCGACGCGATTTGGGTCAACTTCTTCCGCCGCCCGGCAGCGACCACCTCGACGCTGGCCGCCTTGGCGCTCCGCACCGGCGCCGCGGTGATCCCGGTGTTCGCCCTGCCGCTGCCCGGCGGGCGCTATCGTTTCATCTACGAATCGCCCGTCGAGCCGCCGGCGGGTGATGGTCCCGACGCCATCCGCGAGTTCACGCAGCGCTGCACCGACGTGCTCGAGATGCATGTCCGCAAGCATCCGGAGTTGTGGCTGTGGATGCACCGCCGCTGGCGCGACGCGCCCATTCCCGAGACGCCGGGAATGTTTCCCAAGGCGAAACACGAAGAACGAATCACCAACCACGCAGGTGATGATGGCCGCTGA
- a CDS encoding 3-deoxy-D-manno-octulosonic acid transferase, with protein sequence MYSLYSVLVLAIVVVASPWFVYQALRYKKYVGSLGQRMGYLPVSFNMDADPSIWIHAVSVGEVLTARPLISDLKRRHPGLRMFLSTTTLAGQQLARRSVQDVDAVFYFPFDLGIFVKRTLDLVRPKLFIMMETEIWPNLLRECRKRGVKTAVVNGRLSPRSFPRYKMVRPMMRRVLEDIDRFCVQSEESARRFIDLGADPARVVVTGSLKFDSLDLPSTAPQARARDRVLRYFRLPSSRPILVAGSTMKGEEAAVLRAFRRVRANAPATLLVLAPRNPERFGEAEQLARGEGWKVARRSDLAIDAEPRVDVVVLDTIGELATVYQIATVVFVGGSLVPTGGHNVLEPAVFGKPIVFGPHMENFFEIADAFVTNGAGVQVHDERELDEAFISLMGDPVRRARLGAAARALVEANRGAKDKSAAVLAALLPQEVRTYPANVRPFRPLA encoded by the coding sequence ATGTATAGCCTTTACAGCGTCCTCGTGCTGGCGATCGTCGTCGTCGCCTCCCCGTGGTTCGTTTACCAGGCGCTGCGCTACAAGAAATATGTCGGCAGCCTGGGACAACGCATGGGCTACCTGCCCGTGTCGTTCAACATGGACGCCGACCCGTCGATCTGGATTCACGCGGTGTCGGTCGGCGAGGTGCTGACCGCGCGGCCGCTGATCAGCGACCTCAAGCGCCGCCACCCGGGCTTGCGCATGTTCCTGTCCACGACCACGCTCGCCGGCCAGCAGCTGGCCCGCCGCAGCGTGCAGGACGTGGACGCGGTGTTCTACTTTCCGTTCGACCTCGGCATCTTCGTCAAGCGGACGCTCGACCTGGTGCGGCCCAAGCTCTTCATCATGATGGAGACCGAGATCTGGCCGAACCTGCTGCGCGAGTGCCGCAAGCGCGGCGTGAAGACCGCTGTCGTCAATGGGCGGCTGTCGCCGCGATCGTTTCCGCGCTACAAGATGGTGCGGCCGATGATGCGGCGGGTGCTCGAGGACATCGACCGCTTCTGCGTGCAGAGCGAGGAATCGGCCCGGCGCTTCATCGACCTTGGCGCCGACCCGGCGCGGGTGGTCGTCACCGGCAGCCTGAAGTTCGACTCGCTCGATCTGCCATCGACCGCCCCGCAAGCGCGCGCCCGCGATCGCGTGCTGCGCTACTTCCGGCTGCCGTCCTCGCGCCCGATCCTGGTCGCCGGCAGCACCATGAAGGGCGAGGAGGCCGCGGTGCTGCGTGCCTTCCGCCGCGTGCGCGCGAACGCACCGGCGACGCTGCTGGTGCTGGCACCCCGCAATCCCGAACGCTTCGGCGAAGCCGAGCAACTGGCCCGCGGCGAAGGCTGGAAAGTGGCGCGGCGCAGTGACCTGGCGATTGATGCTGAGCCGCGCGTCGACGTCGTGGTGCTCGACACCATCGGTGAGCTGGCCACCGTGTACCAGATCGCCACCGTGGTGTTTGTCGGCGGCAGCCTGGTCCCGACCGGCGGCCACAACGTGCTCGAGCCCGCGGTGTTCGGCAAGCCGATCGTGTTCGGGCCGCACATGGAGAACTTCTTCGAGATCGCCGACGCCTTCGTCACCAACGGCGCGGGCGTGCAAGTGCACGACGAACGCGAGCTGGACGAAGCCTTCATCTCGTTGATGGGCGATCCGGTCCGCCGTGCCCGCCTCGGCGCCGCCGCGCGCGCGCTGGTCGAGGCCAACCGCGGCGCCAAGGATAAGAGCGCGGCGGTGCTGGCCGCCCTGCTCCCACAGGAAGTGCGTACCTATCCGGCCAACGTCCGGCCTTTCAGACCCCTTGCTTGA